The region ATATGAATGTGGGATGTACgaagtgtggtagcgagagcagtacCCAACTTGTACCAGAATAGGTCTTGGCAGagcccaaaccgttacatCTCCACCCTGCGAGTTGACGTTGGCGCCCTTATTGAGCAGCATCTTGACTGTCTGCTCGTAGCCTCTAGATAAAGCTGCCTGCAATGCGTTGCGGTAGCGTCCACCCTGCGCATTAACGTTGGCGCCCTTATTGAGCAGCATCTTGACTGTCTGCTCGTAGCCTCTAGATAAAGCTGCCTGCAATGCGTTGCGGTAGCgtccaccctgcgcgttgacGTCGGCACCCTTGTCAAGCAGCATCTTAACTGTCTGCTCGTAGCCTCCGTGTGAAGCTGCCTGTAGTGCATTGCCGTAGTatccaccctgcgcgttaacctccgcgcccgcgtcgagcagcatcttgactacctgctcgtgGTTTCTagctgaagctgcctgcaatGCGTTGCCGTAGtctccaccctgcgcgttaACCTCAGCGCCCTTATCGAGCAGCATCTTAACTGTCTGCTCGTAGCCTCCGTATGAAGCTGCCTGTAGTGCATTGCCGTAGtctccaccctgcgcgttaACCTTCGCGCCCGCGTCGAGCAGCATAttgactacctgctcgtgGCCTTCCCgtgaagctgcctgcaatGCGTTGCCGTAGTCTCCACCCTGCGAGTTGACGTTGGCGCCGCtgtcgagcagcatcttAACTACCTGCTCGTGGCCTTCCCGTGAAGCTGCCTGTAGTGCATTACCGTACTCTCTACCCTGCGCGTTAACCTTCGCGCCCGCGTCGAGCAGCATATTGACTACCTGCTTGTGGCCTTCCCGTGAAGCTGCCTGTagtgcgttgccgtagtATCCACCCCGCGCATTAACGTTGGCGCCCTTATTGAGCAGCATCTTGACTGTCTGCTCGTAGCCTCTAGATGAAGCTGCCTGTagtgcgttgccgtagtATCCACCTTGCGCGTTAACCTTAGCGCCCTTATCGAGCAGCATCTTAACTGTCTGCTCGTAGCCTCCGTATGAAGCTGCCTGTAGTGCATTGCCGTAGtctccaccctgcgcgttaACATCGGCGCCATAGTTAAGCAGCAGCTGTACTACTGCCTCGTAGCCTCTGTATGAAGCCGTATAGAGTGCATTGCCAAAGTGTCCGCCTTGCACATTAACGTCAGCGCCCTTGTCTAACAGCAGCTTCACCACCTCTTCGTGGCCTTCGTATAACGCCGCCTGGAGTGCGTTAACAACCCCTTTTGTCACCTGAACTACGCTTCCGCATCGTTGCAGAAGAAGAATCATGATTTCCCTTCCAATTCTCACGTTTTCTGCAGCGGCTTTGACCACTGCTTCTGTGACCTCGACTTCACTTCTGCGCTTTTGAAGAAAAAGACGCATAATATCCCCCCCACTTTTTTCGTTTCCTACTGCGCCTTTGATCATATCCTCTGACAATGGTACCTCGAGTCCTCGCCGCATCAGAAAATGTTCTACCCCTCTTATATTAGATGTTTCTACAACTTCTAAGAAAGACGTAGCATTTCGAGAGGCAAGATCCTCTAAGAGCTTTGGCATTGTCTCGTAGGAAACATCTGATGGTCCAAATAAGAACAAAGCAGTATCGCAGATGACTTCCTGAAGACCTTTCGTATAGTCTGGACGTAGGTTATTGTTGTCGTAAGCATCTGAAGATATGCCTAGTAAGGCGTAGACGTTGTCTCGTGGGTCACTCGCTTTGCTTTCGCTGAACTTCAGCAAAAGATTGTACAGGTCTCTGTTCTCGCTCCACCAGGACTCTTCTCGTAGGCGGCCAGGCATAATGTCTAAGACAGCTTGACAATGACGTTCTGGTTTGATGCCTATGAGCGACGGAGCAAGGGCAAAGGTACGTGCTCTGACAGACTTGGTGCCACACCAGATACTTGCTTTCTTCGCATTGGCTATTTCCTGTAAGATCCAGACTCTTCTGAACCACGGTCTCCTTAAGAGCAGATCTAAGCCTCTACGTGACTCAAAACCTGGATCTTGAGGAACTAATAGCCAGAATGTGGTCCACTGTGCCAGATCCCAGTGTCTGTGCCCATGCATCGAACTGTATTCTTCCAGTCGCCGAAGAGACTCCATAAGGATTTTAGTCTCTTCTGTGGCTTGACCTAGCCAGACAATCACCTCCTCCGCTTGCGAATAGATCTTGCACATCTGTTCAACTTGATGTCCTCGCTCTCTTTCGTTATCTTGATCGATACAAATAGCGTCAACCCAAAGTACTCTGTCTATACCTTCCGAGCGAAGATGTTGAAGTGCTGAGTGTAGGTTTTCAGTAACATTAAGTGTCTTTCCATTGACTTTCACAGTGGAAGTCTTGTCCGTGCCGCCCCAAGTATACGATAAAGCATCGTAGGGAACAGTGTCGGCACCATCGAGGTAGGCCTGATACAGCATACACTCAATAACCTGCCCTTTGCCTCCTAGTAACTGCAACAGTCGGAATGCGGGACGCTCGAGGTCGATCGGTTTGTAGATAAAGATGTCCATCTGTACCCTGCACTGAACTACTTCGTCATTAGCTAGAGGGTCCAAGGCTAAGAGGCTAGAGTCTAGCCTACCTATCTCTAATAGCATAGAGCTACAGAGTTCGACGAGGGTAGTGGGAAGAGGACATGTACCAAGCACTCAACTAGTAAAGATAAGGATTACTTGTGTTTGTTGGAGTATTGGTTAGGGAATACGCATGAGCTGAACAGCACAAGGCAGAAGCATGGCGGGGTAGCAGAGCTGAAGGCACGAGATGATTAATATGGCAGTGCAAGGCTGAACCTACGCAGCACTCAGTGCGCCAGCCGAAGCCTGCCATGCCCGCTATGTGAGACCTGCCCACCTTGTTCTTTGGATGCTACATAATTATAATATATTTCTTTTTGATGAACTGCAGCAATATTCGGCTATGGCTTGGTATGTATATCGGTTGCGATGTGCTCGAGGGCACGAGAACGTGGTGGGTCGGACAAGGGATCAACGGCGGGCCTGCGGGGCTAGAGGGCGGCGCGACAGTTCGTCTCTGTAACATAAAAGCTTTCGCATTAGCTATAGTCGTGTATTACACGCGTCTCACAACAGCTGTGTCGGAAATTAGTGGCGGTTTTGATGCTGTGTGTGTTCATTGACGCGAGCTATATGCCAGGGCCTTCAAACCTAGCCCTGTTCCTTATCCGAACCGGTTTTCAGGTCTCCTAGAGCGCTTGGCAAAGGCGCCGTACAGCCACAGCCACAGACCTAGCGTCAGCAGGGGTAGATCACAGCTAAGCTACTTTAAGCTAGGTGTGCCCTATCTAACGTTGGGAAGTCATCAACATGCGCCACGCCTATTTTGAAAGGCATACGGGACTGGCATAGCGCCGAATTCTTTACAATAGGATACAGTAAACCATGAGTGTGCTAGTGCAGGCCCTTGCCTGCCAAGCTACGTTAGCATATCTCCCCAGCTTGGGCTCATTTTGAGAGATCTCCTGCTTCGCACAACGGGGCTCCCGGCATGCTCGTTCCCATATCGGAGTAATCTCTCGAGCCTGGAGAATCGATCATTCTTAGTTGCGCTCTCTTCACAACCCTCCGAGCTCTTAATTGCTTCTTGAAATCGCTAATAAACAAGGGGGTATCGTTAAAGAGTCGATTGACAGCATTGACGAAACGATCGGCAGTACGACTAACATAGCAGCGATTCATGTCGGATGCTAATGTGCTTAAAGAGCAATAGCCATACAATCATGGTGGATTGATAGTAGCTTTATAAACCTGCAAATGGGAGGCGCCGAAGCCCCGAACCGCCAACCTGTCTCGGGAGATAGTGTGTCTCTTCACCTAGGGACGCACCTTACGTTGTAACCTTCCGTATCTCTACTTGGTCccctatggtagtcataccaccagaggagaccttgttctaatATTATTATTATTTGTAACGGTGTGATGagaggaggactgcgttgcacTGTATATGTTACGGTTTATGAGGTGAGAACGTCACGTGCACCTGTCAAATGAGATGAGATGTCACACAAAGTAGATGAAATTGATAGTTGTTGATAATTGTGTGTATTGTCTGtgaggtggcctcgcctcgggcttggcagtgctatgggtgtttctcgaaataccttgagccacctggatctggttggcttggtggccaagaacatcaactcctatagtaatttgttagtaaatcgatgcagccacgctttctaacacccacaacgtatttgaagttcattgtttgctgcgatcgcctctactgactcgcgtttttggtgttgcaattttctcgagcccatctcatcgcgatgccaggcaccggccaccgcttgcagcccgctgttctccaggctatcctcgaccgaattgctgcctgcgaaagtgatcgagccatctctagagctacaggtgcgagccgtaacacagtagcaaagctgaggttgagcttagagttttggggcgtgccttatccgccgcgctgcgttcgacttgggcggccatctatactccggcaagctcagcgcgaaggccttcaggcatacctcaatggctcaccgggcgcatacatggatgagatgagggacttcttgtacgacgagtacgacgttaggataagccttgcgagcgtttaccgagagctagagaagatgagatggtctcgcaagcttgcaacaaagcgggcaaaggagcagagtgagccactccgccgcctctatcttgccaggatggcgcaacactataaggcggagcagatcgttgcgttggacgagagcgcctgcaatgagcgtacgggcgaccgcaagtatggctggtctccaatcggggagccggtggagctatcacacagcttcaggcgatcagaacggtggtcgctgctgccagccatgacgatagatggctacataagctataagatctttcaaggcgcgattacatctgagatcctagaagacttcttagagtttcaagtgctgccgttctgcaatcctcacccagggccagcctcagtaatcgtgcttgataacgcctccatccatcgatcagagcgtgtacgggtgctttgccaaagtgctggagtactccttgagtatctgccgccatactcaccagatttcaaccccatcgagaagagctttaagcagctcaaggggtggatgaaaaggaattcagcgcaagcggagaacttcattgactttggggtctttcttgagtatgcagcgcagctggtgtgctgtaatattaactgcagaagctggttccataggtgtggctatccctattaattgtgcttttaaatgg is a window of Pyrenophora tritici-repentis strain M4 chromosome 2, whole genome shotgun sequence DNA encoding:
- a CDS encoding DDE-3 multi-domain protein, with the protein product MPGTGHRLQPAVLQAILDRIAACESDRAISRATGASRNTVAKLRLSLEFWGVPYPPRCVRLGRPSILRQAQREGLQAYLNGSPGAYMDEMRDFLYDEYDVRISLASVYRELEKMRWSRKLATKRAKEQSEPLRRLYLARMAQHYKAEQIVALDESACNERTGDRKYGWSPIGEPVELSHSFRRSERWSLLPAMTIDGYISYKIFQGAITSEILEDFLEFQVLPFCNPHPGPASVIVLDNASIHRSERVRVLCQSAGVLLEYLPPYSPDFNPIEKSFKQLKGWMKRNSAQAENFIDFGVFLEYAAQLVCCNINCRSWFHRCGYPY